From Methylobacterium radiodurans, a single genomic window includes:
- a CDS encoding chloride channel protein: MPRLRYRSALSRLRRASTDAFPIWRGRLLFLLGGICVGLAAVLMAKLADGAQVLFRQVTAPSPLIALLLTPAGFALAALLARTVFPNSQGSGIPQVIAARHTRDPGLRHALISLRVAAGKIAVMCLGLLCGASAGREGPTVQVGAAIMAAFGRLTPERLPGVILAGGAAGVAAAFNTPLAGIVFGIEELGRAYEARSSGLIVAGIVAAGLTALWLTGNYTYFGTARAELPLGQSWLVVAVLGTLGGLAGGLFSRLVIAFARGLPGRAGRWIARRPIAFAGLCGLGVALCGLVSGGAVYGTGYEEARAILHGETAAHPDFAPLKFLATVLSSVSGIPGGLFAPSLAVGAGMGGALHGLFGSVPVGALVLIGMVAYLTGVLQAPITSFVIVTEMTQDHAMMIPLMLAALLADAASKTVCRGGLYHTLAEIILEKARRSAPVEAAASGAASTGAETP; encoded by the coding sequence ATGCCGCGCCTGCGCTACCGCTCCGCCCTGTCGCGCCTGCGCCGGGCCTCCACCGACGCCTTCCCGATCTGGCGCGGGCGCCTGCTGTTCCTGCTCGGCGGGATCTGCGTCGGGCTCGCCGCGGTGCTGATGGCCAAGCTCGCCGACGGGGCGCAGGTCCTGTTCCGTCAGGTCACCGCCCCCTCCCCCCTGATCGCGCTTCTCCTCACCCCCGCGGGCTTCGCGCTCGCGGCGCTCCTGGCCCGCACCGTGTTCCCGAACTCGCAGGGCTCCGGCATCCCGCAGGTGATCGCCGCGCGCCACACCCGCGACCCGGGCCTGCGCCATGCCCTGATCTCCCTTCGCGTGGCCGCGGGCAAGATCGCCGTGATGTGCCTCGGTCTGCTCTGCGGCGCGTCCGCCGGCCGCGAGGGGCCGACCGTGCAGGTCGGTGCCGCAATCATGGCGGCCTTCGGCCGGCTGACGCCCGAGCGCCTGCCCGGCGTGATCCTGGCGGGCGGAGCGGCCGGGGTCGCGGCGGCCTTCAACACGCCGCTCGCCGGCATCGTCTTCGGCATCGAGGAACTGGGCCGGGCCTACGAGGCGCGCTCGTCGGGCCTGATCGTCGCCGGCATCGTCGCGGCCGGCCTGACCGCGCTCTGGCTCACCGGCAACTACACCTATTTCGGCACCGCGCGCGCCGAACTGCCGCTGGGGCAGTCCTGGCTGGTGGTCGCGGTGCTGGGCACCCTCGGCGGCCTCGCGGGCGGCCTGTTCAGCCGCCTCGTCATCGCCTTCGCCCGGGGGCTGCCCGGCCGGGCCGGCCGCTGGATCGCCCGCCGGCCGATCGCCTTCGCGGGCCTCTGCGGGCTGGGCGTCGCCCTGTGCGGGCTCGTCTCGGGCGGGGCGGTCTACGGCACCGGCTACGAGGAGGCCCGCGCGATCCTGCACGGGGAGACCGCGGCGCATCCGGACTTCGCGCCCCTGAAGTTCCTAGCGACCGTGCTCTCCTCGGTCAGCGGCATCCCGGGCGGCCTGTTCGCGCCCTCGCTGGCGGTGGGAGCCGGCATGGGCGGGGCGCTGCACGGGCTGTTCGGCAGCGTGCCGGTCGGCGCGCTCGTGCTGATCGGCATGGTGGCCTACCTGACCGGCGTCCTGCAGGCGCCGATCACCAGCTTCGTCATCGTGACGGAGATGACCCAGGACCACGCCATGATGATCCCGCTGATGCTCGCGGCCCTCCTGGCGGACGCGGCCTCGAAGACCGTGTGCCGCGGCGGACTCTACCACACGCTGGCTGAGATCATCCTGGAGAAGGCGCGCCGGAGCGCGCCGGTTGAGGCGGCCGCAAGCGGGGCCGCCTCGACCGGTGCGGAGACGCCCTAG
- a CDS encoding histone deacetylase family protein, whose translation MTTLYVSHPSALDHLVPEGHPERPSRIRAVERVLENERFAGLVRVQAPRAEPSVAALAHPEAYVEAIVAAAPKEGMVAIDGDTVMSPGTLESVLRAVGGANHAVDAVMAKECANAFVAMRPPGHHAERQRAMGFCVFNQAAIAARYARTHHGVSRVALVDWDVHHGNGSQDIFWDDEAVLYASTHQMPLFPGTGAASERGAKDTIVNVPLRPNDDGAVFREAFETIVARVDAFQPDLILVSAGFDAHRLDPLANLRLDEADFGWATRRLLELADRHAGGRLVSILEGGYSLEGLGKSVYEHVDALMGR comes from the coding sequence GTGACAACCCTGTACGTGAGCCACCCCTCCGCCCTCGACCACCTCGTGCCCGAGGGTCACCCGGAGCGGCCGAGCCGGATCCGCGCCGTCGAGCGCGTGCTGGAGAACGAGCGCTTCGCCGGCCTCGTGCGGGTGCAGGCGCCGCGGGCCGAGCCCTCGGTCGCGGCGCTCGCCCATCCGGAGGCCTATGTCGAGGCGATCGTCGCCGCGGCGCCCAAGGAGGGCATGGTCGCGATCGACGGCGACACGGTGATGTCGCCCGGCACGCTGGAATCGGTACTGCGCGCGGTGGGCGGCGCCAACCACGCGGTCGACGCGGTGATGGCGAAGGAATGCGCCAACGCCTTCGTGGCGATGCGACCGCCCGGCCACCACGCCGAGCGCCAGCGCGCGATGGGCTTCTGCGTGTTCAACCAGGCGGCGATCGCGGCGCGCTACGCCCGGACCCATCACGGCGTCTCCCGCGTCGCCCTGGTCGACTGGGACGTGCATCACGGCAACGGCAGCCAGGACATCTTCTGGGACGACGAAGCGGTGCTCTACGCCTCGACCCACCAGATGCCGCTCTTCCCCGGCACGGGCGCTGCCTCCGAGCGGGGCGCGAAGGACACGATCGTGAACGTGCCGCTGCGCCCGAACGACGACGGCGCGGTGTTCCGCGAGGCCTTCGAGACGATCGTGGCCCGAGTCGATGCCTTCCAGCCCGACCTGATCCTGGTCTCGGCGGGCTTCGACGCGCACCGGCTCGACCCGCTGGCGAACCTGCGCCTCGACGAGGCCGATTTCGGCTGGGCCACCCGGCGGCTCCTCGAACTCGCCGACCGCCACGCTGGCGGGCGCCTCGTCTCGATCCTGGAGGGCGGCTACAGCCTGGAGGGGCTCGGCAAGTCGGTCTACGAGCACGTGGACGCGCTGATGGGGCGCTGA
- a CDS encoding transporter, translating to MSVRVEWGLVLVQAVRVSALTACLLAGALPVPAQDRPTARENAAPAGLDSEHLFGFVEGSDIGVPGEVEFEFEATGRSGRGGGRFRAVDGGLVVKIPLDPAFRVAPGIGFHRFAAAGVPGLADRGTGGLSGAFVETRLRLLDRREGPFGLTLNVVPSVGRVDTGSGLPAETYGLDTALLADWEIVPGSLVAAVNLGFSLAATRLDGSGERLRGSGLELAGALAYEARPGLFVGAEARYAQAFAGLGLDRFSGQAVYLGPTVYATLTPQAWASFTWSFQVAGSADDVARPLDLTNFDRHQTRLRFGLSF from the coding sequence ATGAGCGTGCGCGTCGAGTGGGGACTGGTTCTTGTGCAGGCGGTGCGCGTCTCCGCTCTCACGGCCTGCCTTCTCGCGGGCGCCCTGCCCGTCCCCGCACAGGACCGGCCGACAGCGCGGGAGAACGCGGCGCCCGCGGGCCTCGACAGCGAGCACCTGTTCGGGTTCGTGGAGGGCTCCGATATCGGCGTGCCCGGCGAGGTGGAGTTTGAGTTCGAGGCGACCGGCCGTTCCGGGCGGGGCGGCGGCCGCTTCCGCGCGGTCGATGGCGGGCTGGTCGTGAAGATCCCGCTCGACCCTGCCTTCCGGGTCGCGCCGGGGATCGGCTTCCACCGCTTCGCGGCCGCCGGCGTGCCGGGTCTGGCCGACCGCGGCACCGGCGGGCTCAGCGGCGCCTTCGTGGAGACGCGCCTGCGCCTGCTCGACCGGCGGGAGGGCCCGTTCGGCCTCACCCTCAACGTGGTGCCGAGCGTCGGCCGGGTCGATACCGGATCGGGCCTGCCGGCCGAGACCTACGGGCTCGACACCGCGCTGCTGGCCGACTGGGAGATCGTGCCGGGCAGCCTCGTGGCCGCCGTCAATCTGGGCTTCTCGCTCGCCGCGACACGGCTCGACGGCAGCGGCGAGCGCCTGCGCGGCTCCGGCCTCGAACTCGCCGGGGCGCTGGCCTACGAGGCCCGTCCCGGCCTGTTCGTCGGGGCCGAGGCGCGGTACGCCCAGGCCTTCGCGGGGCTGGGGCTCGACCGGTTCAGCGGGCAGGCGGTCTATCTCGGCCCGACCGTCTACGCCACGCTCACCCCGCAGGCCTGGGCCTCCTTCACCTGGAGCTTCCAGGTGGCGGGTTCGGCCGACGACGTGGCACGCCCGCTCGACCTCACGAACTTCGACCGGCACCAGACCCGGCTGCGCTTCGGGCTGAGCTTCTAG